One genomic segment of Rivularia sp. PCC 7116 includes these proteins:
- a CDS encoding tetratricopeptide repeat protein translates to MELTEGFRLLFVQCTPVEGEELITKVKEDLPKKTIEVLQFEEPIDNLYEIVKDLPNREQVNILFIQGLEHSLYEYEQTKFGEKSERFAYSWKGVPKILNHLNLQGRILDVSEEYQAALKAFDKAIEMKPDYHQAWASRGNMLRELGRLKEAIAAFDKAIEIKPDYYQAWKKRGYVMYSLERYEDAIASFDKVLQIKPHNYQVWNNRGYLLLKKYSSEGMTVVYNKPLEINRNLCYEQFSTKELEILKEALDNFNKSIEQQPFQELIHNA, encoded by the coding sequence TTGGAACTAACGGAAGGTTTTCGTTTGTTGTTTGTGCAATGTACTCCAGTTGAAGGTGAGGAGTTAATTACTAAAGTTAAGGAAGATTTACCTAAAAAAACTATTGAAGTTTTACAGTTTGAAGAACCAATTGATAATTTATACGAGATTGTCAAAGACTTACCAAATCGAGAGCAGGTAAACATATTATTTATTCAAGGTTTGGAACACTCGCTGTATGAATACGAACAAACCAAGTTTGGCGAAAAAAGCGAACGATTTGCTTACAGTTGGAAAGGGGTTCCAAAAATCCTTAACCACTTAAATTTACAGGGAAGAATACTTGATGTATCAGAAGAATACCAGGCAGCTTTAAAAGCTTTTGATAAAGCGATTGAAATGAAACCTGACTACCATCAAGCTTGGGCAAGCCGGGGTAATATGTTACGTGAGTTGGGAAGGTTAAAAGAAGCAATCGCAGCCTTTGATAAAGCAATTGAAATTAAACCTGACTATTACCAAGCTTGGAAAAAACGAGGCTATGTAATGTATAGTCTGGAGCGTTATGAAGATGCGATCGCCAGTTTTGATAAAGTTTTACAGATAAAGCCTCATAACTACCAAGTTTGGAATAACAGAGGTTATCTGCTACTAAAAAAATATTCTTCTGAAGGAATGACGGTTGTCTATAACAAGCCTTTAGAAATAAACCGCAATTTGTGTTATGAGCAATTTTCTACTAAAGAATTAGAGATTTTGAAAGAAGCCTTAGATAACTTTAATAAATCTATCGAACAACAGCCTTTTCAAGAACTTATACACAATGCTTAA